The proteins below come from a single Streptomyces sp. MRC013 genomic window:
- a CDS encoding GlsB/YeaQ/YmgE family stress response membrane protein encodes MSFLWAIIAGLVIGLLAKLVVPGRQPIPLWLTVLLGIVGAVGGNALATAFGVRDTGGVDWIRHLFQIGIAAALISFVAPMWARRRA; translated from the coding sequence GTGTCGTTTCTCTGGGCCATCATTGCGGGGCTCGTCATCGGTCTGCTGGCGAAGCTCGTCGTTCCCGGACGTCAGCCCATCCCCCTGTGGCTGACGGTCCTCCTCGGTATCGTCGGCGCCGTCGGCGGCAACGCACTCGCCACCGCCTTCGGCGTGCGCGACACCGGCGGTGTCGACTGGATCCGCCACCTCTTCCAGATCGGCATCGCGGCCGCCCTCATCTCCTTCGTCGCCCCCATGTGGGCCCGGCGGCGCGCCTGA